The Impatiens glandulifera chromosome 3, dImpGla2.1, whole genome shotgun sequence genome contains a region encoding:
- the LOC124932328 gene encoding non-specific lipid transfer protein GPI-anchored 7-like, which translates to MEFPTTTAAMGSLVLLVILLSGSWAQEIPSCAEKLVPCASFMNVTSPPPSCCDPLKDAITNQLTCLCGLYNSPGFFKSLNINETDALSLPTRCKLSNDLTACSKASSPTGSASKPPPPPGTPRNDGNVLGAAVLSYWTVLLLSSAMIFLFSI; encoded by the exons atggagTTTCCGACGACGACCGCCGCCATGGGTTCCCTGGTCCTGTTGGTGATCTTGTTGAGTGGGAGTTGGGCGCAAGAAATACCATCCTGCGCGGAAAAGCTGGTACCTTGCGCGAGTTTCATGAACGTTACATCTCCGCCGCCGTCTTGCTGCGATCCGCTTAAAGATGCCATCACCAACCAGCTGACTTGTCTCTGCGGCCTCTATAATTCGCCCGGTTTCTTCAAATCACTCAATATCAACGAAACCGATGCCCTATCTCTTCCCACCCGTTGCAAACTCTCCAACGATCTCACTGCTTGCTCCAAAG CTTCTTCACCGACTGGTTCTGCATCAAAACCACCGCCGCCGCCTG GAACTCCTAGAAATGATGGAAATGTTCTTGGAGCTGCAGTACTCTCATATTGGactgtattattattatccagCGCTATGATCTTCTTGTTCTCTATATGa